The DNA segment GATATCTGGGGATGTTGGATCTCTATCTCAAGGACCCCAAGGCATCCTTTGTTGATGAGGCCAGGATCATGACGTTGGAGCGAGATCTGGCAGTGGTGAACAACAAGATAAAAGGGGGAGCCCCAGGGAACTTTGAAAAGGTAAAGGCAAAGATGGAGGCCCAGCTCAGGGAGTTGAAAAGGGGGAATATCTATCGAAATCAACTCATTCTCTTATCATCCAGGCTCCAGGAAGATAAAGGGGTGAAGAGACTAATGCAAGATTTCAGCGCCAAGAAAAAGGAGCTGAAAAAGAGGTGTCCTGAGAAATAGGTGCCGGAACGGGCCAGGCCTTACAGGGCTTGATCTGCCCGATTTTATCAAGGGGAAAATCTTTCTCTTGCCCAGGGTCTTTAATATGTGTGTGTTGGGCGACCCGAAAGGTAAAAATCTATTGAGAATTTTGAGGTCAAACCCCACAGATTTTCATTTTTTGATTAGAACTCTATAACTTGTGTGATGATGTTTCCAAAAGGGTGAACCCTTAATTTGTTTCTCAGTATGAAATTTATTCCCTTCAATTAATTCAGCAGGATGTAAACCATGCATAATCCCGGAATTTCCAGTAGACAATTTTAGAAAAATTCTGTGAAAGACATCTGTGGGGAATTCTTGGAACTCTAAAGAGATATATCTGCCATTTGGTTCAAGAACTCTGTAAATTTCTTTCAATGTTTGATCCTTTTCTCCGTGGCTTAGATGGTGATACAGCAGGCAGGTAAACACAACATCAAATTCACAGCTTTCGTAGGGTAATTTAGTAGAATTTCCAACTCTATAATCTATGTCATACCCTCTTTCTTTTGCCTTTTCCCTTGCTATTTCTATCATTTTAGGGGCTATATCAATTCCATGGATAAAACCCTCGTCCAGAATTTCAGCAATCATTAAATCTAAATTTCCTGGCCCGCAACCAATATCCAAGACCTTTTCGTTCCCTTTTAAATCTGCCAATTCAGTCAATCTTTTGTAAATTTCTCTTAAATTGTGCTTCGCCCATCTGTCATAAATACCTGCGCCAAAGTTAAGGATTTTTGTTATTGAGTATTTCATATTCGTATCTCACAATAATTTTGGAAT comes from the Deltaproteobacteria bacterium genome and includes:
- a CDS encoding class I SAM-dependent methyltransferase, whose protein sequence is MKYSITKILNFGAGIYDRWAKHNLREIYKRLTELADLKGNEKVLDIGCGPGNLDLMIAEILDEGFIHGIDIAPKMIEIAREKAKERGYDIDYRVGNSTKLPYESCEFDVVFTCLLYHHLSHGEKDQTLKEIYRVLEPNGRYISLEFQEFPTDVFHRIFLKLSTGNSGIMHGLHPAELIEGNKFHTEKQIKGSPFWKHHHTSYRVLIKK